A genomic stretch from Aliidongia dinghuensis includes:
- a CDS encoding FAD-dependent oxidoreductase, with protein sequence MKEVDFLLLGGGLANATAAETLRLEGAKGSILLLSAEDTLPYHRPPLSKEFLRGEWAEDRVLVYDAAFYAEQGIETMLGTRAVAVDPARKIVSTDKNGEIAYGQLLIATGARPYRLDLPNANLAGIYNLRTLADSAAIRAAAETAKNAVIIGGSFLSLEVATALRRKGVRVTVVEFRDTVFPRLRAPSLSAFFHDYCYRNEVDVMLNETVAKIVGRNKVSKVVTRSGSELPCDLLLVAIGVQPETSFLDGSGLDLDNGILVDRHLQSSNPAIFAAGDVANFFDPVFNRRRRIEHWDNAIKQGRLAARNMLGQNLVYDDISYFFCDVFDFSFEFLGSPRTADEHVGRGSLDSGSYALLYMKDNVPRGLFTMDRPASETKAVEAMIRYRTNLYDLRQALGDTATPFDRLPAQTVLILQGGGALGAFEAGVVKAMEEDQVYPDIVAGVSIGAFNGAIIAGNPRHATEALESFWRELVILSPPVPDEALRRGLGAWQTASLGSPHFFRPRWLSAPMDFALLSKNWTSFYDTSPVLDLLEKYVDFAGLASSPVRLLVSAVNVETAQIEIFDSYAQALTPKHILASGSLPPAFPWTTIDGRNYWDGGIVSNSPLELVIDRCGAVGKRVVIVDLFANKAALPTNLMEVLKRRDEILYAERIRNDVRTREIVLDFQSLVRDILVDVAPEAAERLMQRPRYIQLMAETAPMTTLRIARPPEPGEQPSRDYDFSAQSIEDHKQSGYAVGKQALGSWIKG encoded by the coding sequence ATGAAAGAGGTTGATTTCCTTCTGCTGGGCGGCGGCCTTGCGAATGCGACGGCCGCCGAGACGCTGCGGCTCGAGGGGGCGAAGGGCAGTATTCTGCTGCTCTCGGCCGAGGACACGCTGCCCTATCACCGGCCGCCGCTCTCCAAGGAATTCCTGCGCGGCGAATGGGCCGAGGACCGGGTGCTCGTCTATGACGCCGCGTTCTATGCGGAGCAGGGGATCGAGACCATGCTCGGCACGCGTGCGGTCGCGGTCGATCCGGCGCGCAAGATCGTCTCGACCGACAAGAACGGCGAGATCGCCTATGGCCAGCTGCTGATCGCGACCGGCGCCCGGCCGTACCGGCTCGATCTGCCGAATGCGAACTTGGCCGGCATCTATAACCTCCGCACACTCGCGGACAGTGCGGCGATCCGCGCGGCGGCGGAGACGGCCAAGAACGCGGTCATCATCGGCGGCAGCTTCCTTTCGCTCGAGGTCGCAACCGCGCTCCGCCGCAAGGGCGTGCGGGTCACGGTCGTGGAATTCCGCGACACCGTGTTCCCGCGCCTGCGCGCACCGTCGCTCTCAGCCTTCTTCCACGACTACTGCTATCGCAACGAAGTCGACGTCATGCTGAACGAGACGGTCGCGAAGATCGTCGGCCGGAACAAGGTCTCGAAGGTGGTGACGCGGTCCGGGAGCGAGCTGCCGTGCGACCTCCTGCTGGTGGCGATCGGCGTCCAGCCGGAGACGAGCTTCCTCGACGGCAGCGGCCTCGATCTCGACAACGGCATCCTCGTCGACCGGCACCTGCAGTCGAGCAACCCCGCCATCTTCGCCGCCGGCGATGTCGCGAATTTCTTCGATCCTGTGTTCAACCGACGCCGCCGCATCGAGCATTGGGACAATGCGATCAAGCAGGGCCGCCTCGCGGCGCGCAACATGCTGGGCCAGAACCTGGTCTACGACGACATCTCGTATTTCTTCTGCGACGTGTTCGATTTCAGCTTCGAATTCCTGGGCTCGCCCCGGACGGCGGACGAGCATGTCGGCCGCGGCTCGCTCGACAGCGGCTCCTACGCCTTGCTCTACATGAAGGACAATGTGCCGCGCGGCCTCTTCACCATGGACCGGCCGGCGAGCGAGACGAAGGCGGTGGAGGCGATGATCCGCTACCGCACCAATCTCTACGACTTGAGACAGGCGCTCGGCGACACTGCCACCCCGTTCGACCGGCTGCCGGCCCAGACGGTGCTGATCCTGCAGGGCGGCGGCGCGCTCGGCGCATTCGAGGCCGGCGTGGTGAAGGCGATGGAGGAGGATCAGGTCTACCCCGACATCGTGGCCGGCGTCTCGATCGGCGCGTTCAATGGGGCGATCATCGCCGGCAATCCGCGCCATGCGACGGAGGCGCTCGAATCCTTCTGGCGCGAGCTCGTCATCCTGTCGCCGCCCGTGCCGGACGAGGCGCTGAGGCGCGGGCTCGGCGCCTGGCAAACCGCCAGCCTGGGCTCGCCGCATTTCTTTCGCCCGCGCTGGCTTTCGGCGCCCATGGATTTCGCGCTGCTGTCCAAGAACTGGACGAGCTTCTACGACACCTCGCCCGTGCTCGATCTCCTGGAGAAATACGTCGATTTCGCCGGGCTCGCGAGCAGCCCGGTGCGGCTGCTCGTGAGTGCCGTCAATGTCGAGACGGCGCAGATCGAGATCTTCGACAGCTATGCCCAGGCCTTGACGCCGAAGCACATCCTGGCGAGCGGCAGCCTGCCGCCGGCCTTCCCCTGGACGACGATCGACGGGCGCAACTACTGGGACGGCGGCATCGTCAGCAACTCGCCGCTCGAACTCGTGATCGATCGCTGCGGCGCCGTCGGCAAGCGGGTCGTGATCGTCGACCTGTTCGCGAACAAGGCAGCACTGCCGACCAACCTGATGGAAGTGCTGAAGCGCCGGGACGAGATCCTCTATGCCGAGCGGATCCGCAACGACGTCAGGACGCGTGAGATCGTGCTCGATTTCCAGTCGCTCGTCCGCGACATCCTCGTCGACGTTGCCCCGGAGGCGGCGGAGCGTTTGATGCAGCGGCCGCGCTATATCCAGCTGATGGCCGAGACGGCGCCGATGACGACGCTCAGGATCGCCCGGCCGCCGGAACCCGGCGAGCAGCCGTCGCGGGACTATGACTTCTCGGCCCAGTCGATCGAGGATCACAAGCAGTCGGGCTATGCGGTCGGCAAGCAGGCGCTCGGCAGCTGGATCAAGGGCTGA
- the argE gene encoding acetylornithine deacetylase yields the protein MDTAHDRALFDRLIGFDTTSAKSNLALIDWAANYLDGHGIATRLTYDADQQKANLFATIGPEIPGGVVLSGHTDVVPVDGQDWSSDPFRLVERDGKFYGRGTADMKGFIALALARAERFKQQARRVPIHYAFSFDEEVGCHGVRHLLADLPTGERRPRLAIIGEPTLMTVANAHKGATILTTRITGLEGHSSAPDKGVNAIMAGAEILQLIGRMAEERKAKPVAGSPFEPPYTTFNVGVIEGGTAHNIVARDCRIVWQYRLMPGDHDHDIKERLGRFVEDELLPRMRRVHPGAAIVTEADIDLPCLVPEPEGAAEALVRELTGANGTSVVSFGTEAGLFQEAGMSAVVCGPGSIEQAHKADEFISLDQFAQGGRFLDRLGDWVAKQ from the coding sequence ATGGACACGGCCCATGACCGCGCGCTCTTCGACCGGCTGATCGGGTTCGACACGACCTCGGCCAAGTCGAACCTGGCCTTGATCGACTGGGCCGCGAACTATCTCGACGGCCACGGCATCGCCACGCGGTTGACTTACGACGCGGACCAGCAGAAGGCCAACCTGTTCGCGACGATCGGGCCGGAAATCCCGGGCGGCGTCGTGCTGTCCGGTCATACCGACGTGGTGCCGGTCGACGGCCAGGATTGGTCGAGCGACCCGTTCCGCCTCGTCGAACGCGACGGCAAGTTCTACGGCCGCGGCACCGCCGACATGAAGGGCTTCATCGCGCTGGCGCTGGCCCGGGCCGAGCGCTTCAAGCAGCAGGCCCGGCGCGTGCCGATCCATTACGCCTTCTCGTTCGACGAGGAGGTCGGCTGCCACGGCGTGCGCCATCTCTTGGCCGATCTGCCGACCGGAGAGCGCCGCCCGCGCCTCGCCATCATCGGCGAGCCGACGCTCATGACCGTGGCCAACGCCCACAAGGGGGCGACGATCCTGACGACACGCATCACCGGGCTCGAAGGCCATTCGAGCGCGCCCGACAAGGGGGTGAACGCGATCATGGCCGGGGCCGAGATCCTGCAGCTGATCGGCCGGATGGCCGAGGAGCGCAAGGCAAAGCCGGTCGCGGGCAGCCCGTTCGAGCCGCCCTATACCACCTTCAACGTCGGCGTGATCGAGGGCGGCACTGCCCACAACATCGTGGCGCGCGACTGCCGCATCGTCTGGCAGTACCGGCTGATGCCGGGCGACCATGACCATGACATCAAGGAGCGGCTCGGCCGCTTCGTCGAGGATGAGCTCCTGCCGCGCATGCGCAGGGTCCATCCGGGCGCCGCGATCGTGACCGAGGCGGACATCGACCTGCCCTGCCTGGTGCCGGAGCCGGAGGGCGCTGCGGAGGCGCTGGTGCGCGAGCTCACCGGCGCCAACGGCACGAGCGTCGTCTCGTTCGGCACGGAGGCCGGGCTGTTCCAGGAGGCCGGCATGAGCGCCGTCGTGTGCGGCCCAGGCTCGATCGAGCAGGCGCACAAGGCCGACGAATTCATCTCGCTCGACCAATTTGCCCAGGGCGGCCGGTTCCTCGATCGGCTCGGCGACTGGGTGGCGAAACAATAA
- the folE gene encoding GTP cyclohydrolase I FolE: MADGTLEKLTRSDEKPTRLNNRPGKKPTRTEAEAAVRVLLRWAGDDPAREGLEGTPDRVVRAFEEWFAGYSEDPQAILERTFEEVEGYDEIVFLKDIRFESHCEHHMAPIIGRAHIAYLPDRRVVGISKLARLVEVYAKRLTIQEKMTAQIANTLNDVLQPRGVAVVIDAAHQCMTTRGVHKPGVSMMTSRMLGVFRDDATTRREFLAMLNSPSNPGPSV; this comes from the coding sequence ATGGCCGATGGAACGTTGGAGAAGCTGACCCGGTCCGACGAGAAGCCGACCCGGCTCAACAACCGGCCGGGCAAGAAGCCAACCCGGACCGAGGCCGAGGCGGCGGTCAGAGTGCTGCTGCGCTGGGCCGGTGACGATCCGGCGCGCGAGGGCCTGGAGGGCACGCCCGACCGGGTCGTGCGCGCGTTCGAGGAGTGGTTCGCGGGCTATAGCGAAGATCCGCAGGCGATCCTGGAACGGACGTTCGAGGAGGTCGAGGGCTACGACGAGATCGTGTTCCTGAAGGACATCCGGTTCGAGAGCCATTGCGAGCACCATATGGCGCCGATCATCGGCCGGGCGCATATCGCCTATCTGCCGGACCGGCGCGTCGTCGGCATCTCGAAGCTCGCCCGCCTGGTCGAGGTCTATGCCAAGCGCCTGACCATCCAGGAGAAGATGACGGCGCAGATCGCCAACACGCTGAACGACGTGCTGCAGCCGCGCGGCGTCGCCGTCGTGATCGACGCGGCGCATCAATGCATGACGACGCGCGGCGTGCACAAGCCCGGCGTCTCGATGATGACGAGCCGCATGCTGGGCGTGTTCCGCGACGATGCCACGACCCGCCGCGAGTTCCTGGCCATGCTCAACTCGCCCAGCAACCCCGGGCCCAGCGTTTGA
- a CDS encoding LysR substrate-binding domain-containing protein — protein sequence MRPLPLDPLRTFDHAARHESFARAARALHLTDSAVSHQMRRLEEAIGFRLFERRGRRLALTDAGRLFHQSVQEGLATIADAASQLATRHGETSGPLAIAAPPMFASKWLAPRLGEFARTHPSIRCTVHVMDNDAIPTAPGIDVGIAFGRGGWPGKFVEVLSAAELSPACSPRLLGDRGGLIKRIDELSEVLLLHQDDGTEWRRWLVAAGRDQALPGGRHMYFTDVSVAIDVALHGDGMVLVSDVLSSQHVQDGALVRPFSTTVRAEGSWCSIVEPRRRSAPSVDMFLAWLGRLFPQARARARSQR from the coding sequence ATGCGACCGCTGCCTTTGGACCCGCTCCGCACCTTCGACCACGCGGCCCGCCATGAGAGCTTCGCCCGGGCGGCGCGCGCGCTGCATCTGACGGACAGTGCGGTCAGCCACCAGATGCGGCGCCTGGAGGAGGCGATCGGCTTCCGCCTGTTCGAGCGGCGCGGCCGCCGCTTGGCCCTGACCGACGCCGGCCGGCTGTTTCACCAGAGCGTCCAGGAAGGCCTCGCCACGATCGCCGACGCGGCATCACAGCTCGCGACGCGCCATGGCGAAACGTCGGGGCCGCTCGCGATCGCGGCACCGCCGATGTTCGCCAGCAAGTGGCTGGCGCCCCGGCTCGGCGAATTCGCCCGGACGCACCCATCGATCCGCTGCACGGTGCATGTGATGGACAACGACGCGATCCCGACCGCGCCCGGTATCGACGTCGGCATCGCCTTCGGCCGCGGCGGCTGGCCCGGCAAGTTCGTCGAAGTCCTGTCGGCCGCCGAGCTCTCGCCCGCCTGCAGCCCCCGGCTGCTGGGCGACCGGGGCGGCCTGATCAAGCGGATCGACGAACTGTCGGAGGTCCTGCTGCTGCACCAGGACGATGGCACGGAATGGCGCCGCTGGCTCGTCGCGGCCGGGCGCGATCAGGCGCTGCCGGGCGGCCGGCACATGTATTTCACCGACGTGAGCGTCGCGATCGACGTCGCCCTCCACGGCGACGGCATGGTGCTGGTGAGCGATGTGCTCTCCTCGCAGCATGTCCAGGACGGGGCACTCGTCCGGCCGTTCTCGACCACCGTGCGCGCCGAGGGCAGCTGGTGCTCCATCGTGGAGCCGCGCCGGCGCAGCGCGCCCAGCGTCGACATGTTCCTCGCCTGGCTCGGCCGCCTCTTCCCGCAGGCCCGCGCCCGCGCGCGTTCGCAGCGATGA
- the apaG gene encoding Co2+/Mg2+ efflux protein ApaG, whose product MYSETTRDIRVTVRPIYLDDQSSPDENHFVWAYRVLIENLGRETVQLRSRHWRITDGIGRRQEVKGAGVVGEQPVLAPGQSFEYQSGTPLSTPSGIMDGTYQMETSDGEAFDVRIPAFSLDSPHQPTQRH is encoded by the coding sequence ATGTACTCCGAGACGACTCGCGATATTCGCGTCACCGTGCGCCCGATCTACCTCGACGACCAATCCTCGCCCGACGAGAATCATTTCGTGTGGGCCTATCGGGTGCTTATCGAGAACTTGGGCCGCGAGACGGTACAGCTCAGGAGCCGGCACTGGCGCATTACCGACGGCATCGGCCGCCGCCAAGAGGTGAAGGGCGCCGGCGTCGTCGGCGAGCAGCCGGTGCTGGCGCCCGGACAGTCGTTTGAATACCAGAGCGGCACGCCGCTCTCGACCCCGTCCGGCATCATGGACGGCACCTATCAGATGGAGACGTCGGACGGCGAGGCGTTCGACGTGCGCATTCCCGCCTTCTCGCTCGACTCCCCTCACCAGCCGACGCAACGGCACTAG
- a CDS encoding NAD-dependent protein deacetylase encodes MTKRTSLEEFVDRHRRLFVLTGAGCSTNSGIPDYRDAEGNWKRTPPVTYQAFMGDLATRRRYWARSMVGWRRFGQARPNGAHRALARLEAMGRSELLLTQNVDRLHQTAGSARVIDLHGRLDLVRCMGCERRMPRTELQDELVRLNPAWTDLDAADAPDGDADLESAEFQSFIVPPCRHCGGVLKPDVVFFGENVPRERVDTATHHLAEAEAMLIVGSSLMVYSGFRFVQTAARAGKPIAAVNLGRTRADGLLALKVEQSCEAALAFLLGEPAVAAAPAG; translated from the coding sequence ATGACGAAACGAACCAGCCTCGAGGAGTTCGTCGATCGGCATCGACGTCTCTTTGTCCTGACGGGTGCCGGCTGCAGCACGAACTCGGGCATTCCCGACTATCGCGATGCCGAGGGCAACTGGAAGCGCACCCCGCCCGTGACCTACCAGGCCTTCATGGGCGATCTGGCGACCCGTCGGCGCTACTGGGCGCGCAGCATGGTCGGCTGGCGGCGCTTCGGCCAAGCCCGGCCGAACGGCGCCCACCGCGCGTTGGCGCGGCTCGAGGCGATGGGCCGGAGCGAGCTGCTCCTGACCCAGAACGTCGACCGTCTGCACCAGACGGCGGGCAGCGCCCGGGTGATCGACCTGCACGGCAGGCTCGACCTGGTCCGCTGCATGGGCTGCGAGCGGCGGATGCCGCGCACCGAGCTGCAGGATGAGCTTGTCCGGCTCAATCCGGCCTGGACCGATCTCGACGCCGCCGATGCGCCGGACGGCGACGCCGATCTCGAGAGCGCCGAGTTCCAGTCCTTCATCGTGCCGCCGTGCCGGCATTGCGGCGGGGTGCTGAAGCCCGACGTCGTGTTCTTCGGCGAGAACGTGCCGCGTGAGCGGGTCGACACCGCCACGCATCACTTGGCCGAGGCCGAGGCGATGCTGATCGTCGGTTCCTCGCTCATGGTCTATTCCGGCTTCCGCTTCGTCCAGACGGCCGCGCGTGCCGGCAAGCCGATCGCGGCGGTCAACCTCGGCCGGACCCGTGCCGATGGATTGCTGGCGCTCAAGGTCGAGCAGTCGTGCGAGGCGGCGCTGGCGTTCCTGCTGGGCGAACCGGCCGTCGCCGCCGCGCCGGCGGGGTGA
- a CDS encoding agmatinase family protein, protein MPEFADLNLLPPGIVVNTMKGDPGEHRAGSWLQWDGRLDGLSAALIGIPFDGASVVRTGSRHGPDAVRRSMMYYTTFSSAEGRAMTDLRAADIGDVQVAVTDMAGTFDRISAAIATLVRRGIVPVSIGGDHSIAFPLIRGVAQALGPGRRLGVIHFDAHHDLRQAHLGAESSGVPFRKALELPSGVLAGRNLVQIGMAEFANSPQLAGYAADMGVTVIPAGEVRRSGMASAVQRALTLAADGTDAIYISVDIDCIDQSQAPGTAAPNPSGLDARDVQDALRRIGAHPKVAGFDLVEISPPFDHDDMTGRAGAALVLNFLFGLSSRPAAR, encoded by the coding sequence ATGCCTGAATTCGCCGACCTCAACCTGCTACCGCCCGGCATCGTCGTGAACACCATGAAGGGCGACCCCGGGGAGCACCGGGCCGGCAGCTGGCTGCAGTGGGACGGGCGGCTCGACGGGCTCAGCGCCGCGCTCATCGGCATCCCGTTCGACGGCGCGTCGGTCGTCCGGACGGGCTCGCGTCACGGTCCCGACGCGGTCCGGCGCTCGATGATGTACTACACGACCTTCAGCAGCGCCGAAGGCCGGGCCATGACCGACCTGCGCGCGGCGGACATCGGCGACGTCCAGGTCGCCGTCACGGACATGGCCGGCACGTTCGACCGGATCAGTGCCGCGATCGCGACCCTCGTCCGGCGCGGCATCGTGCCGGTGTCGATCGGCGGCGACCATTCGATCGCCTTTCCCCTGATCCGCGGTGTCGCCCAGGCGCTGGGGCCGGGCCGTCGCCTGGGCGTCATTCATTTCGACGCCCATCACGACCTGCGCCAGGCGCATCTGGGCGCGGAATCGAGCGGCGTGCCGTTCCGGAAGGCCCTGGAGTTGCCGTCGGGCGTCCTCGCCGGGCGCAACCTGGTGCAGATCGGCATGGCGGAGTTCGCGAACTCCCCCCAGCTTGCAGGCTATGCCGCGGACATGGGTGTCACCGTGATCCCGGCCGGCGAAGTGCGCCGGAGCGGGATGGCGAGCGCGGTCCAGCGGGCGCTCACGCTCGCCGCCGACGGAACAGACGCGATCTATATCTCGGTCGACATCGACTGCATCGATCAGAGCCAGGCACCCGGGACCGCGGCACCGAACCCGAGCGGCCTCGACGCGCGCGACGTCCAGGACGCGTTGCGCCGCATCGGCGCGCATCCGAAGGTCGCGGGTTTCGACCTGGTCGAGATCTCGCCGCCGTTCGACCATGACGACATGACCGGCCGCGCCGGTGCTGCCCTGGTGCTGAATTTCCTGTTCGGCCTGTCGTCGCGGCCAGCCGCGCGCTAA
- the katG gene encoding catalase/peroxidase HPI: MPSESKCPFTGGTRGPTNRDWWPNQLNLQVLHQHSALSNPMGETFDYAKEFKSLDLNAVVKDLNVLMTDSQDWWPADFGHYGGLFIRMAWHAAGTYRIGDGRGGAGAGQQRFAPTNSWPDNANLDKARRLLWPIKQKYGRKLSWADLIVLAGNVALESMGFKTFGFGGGRPDTWEPDDSIYWGPEGKWLADERYTGDRDLQTPLGAVQMGLIYVNPEGPNGKPDPVAAARDIRETFRRMAMNDEETVALIAGGHTFGKTHGAGDATLVGAEPESAAIEEMGLGWKSKFGTGKGGDAITSGIEVIWSKTPTKWSNEYFSNLFGYEWELTKSPAGAYQWTPKGGAGAGTVPDAHDPTQRHAPAMLTTDLSLRLDPAYEKISRRFYENPDQLADAFARAWFKLTHRDMGPVARYLGPLVPKEQLAWQDPVPAVDHPLVGEQEIAALKAKILASGLTVSQLVTTAWASASTFRGSDKRGGANGARIRLAPQKDWDVNQPAELATVLHTLEAIQKEFNASQSGGKKVSLADLIVLGGSAAIEKAAKDAGLNVNVPFTPGRTDASQDQTDVESFAPLELTADGFRNYLRAEQRLSAEELLVDRAQLLTLTAPQMTVLVGGLRVLGANAGKSKHGVFTKRPGTLTNDFFINLIDMSTLWQPADGPDGVYEGRDRKTNEVKWTGTRADLIFGSHSQLRALAEVYACADSREKFVKDFVAAWTKVMNLDRFELA, from the coding sequence ATGCCAAGTGAAAGCAAGTGCCCGTTCACAGGCGGGACGCGCGGCCCCACGAATCGTGACTGGTGGCCGAACCAGCTGAATCTTCAGGTTCTCCACCAACACTCGGCCCTGTCCAATCCCATGGGCGAGACGTTCGACTACGCCAAGGAATTCAAGAGTCTCGACCTCAACGCCGTCGTCAAGGATCTCAATGTCCTGATGACGGACTCGCAGGACTGGTGGCCGGCCGACTTCGGTCACTATGGCGGGCTGTTCATTCGGATGGCGTGGCACGCCGCCGGCACGTACCGCATCGGCGACGGCCGCGGCGGCGCCGGCGCCGGCCAGCAGCGCTTCGCGCCCACCAACAGCTGGCCGGACAACGCCAACCTCGACAAGGCGCGCCGGCTCTTGTGGCCGATCAAGCAGAAATACGGCCGGAAACTCTCCTGGGCCGACCTGATCGTTCTCGCGGGCAACGTCGCCCTCGAATCGATGGGCTTCAAGACGTTCGGTTTCGGCGGCGGGCGCCCCGACACGTGGGAACCCGATGACAGCATCTACTGGGGCCCCGAGGGCAAATGGCTGGCGGACGAGCGCTATACCGGCGACCGGGATCTGCAGACCCCCCTGGGTGCCGTGCAGATGGGGCTCATCTACGTCAATCCGGAAGGCCCGAACGGCAAGCCGGATCCCGTCGCGGCGGCGCGCGATATCCGCGAGACCTTCCGCCGCATGGCCATGAACGACGAGGAAACGGTGGCGCTCATCGCCGGGGGGCATACCTTCGGCAAGACCCATGGCGCCGGCGATGCGACCCTGGTGGGTGCGGAGCCGGAAAGTGCCGCCATCGAGGAGATGGGCCTCGGCTGGAAAAGCAAGTTCGGCACGGGCAAGGGCGGTGACGCGATCACCAGCGGCATCGAGGTCATCTGGTCCAAGACGCCGACGAAATGGAGCAACGAGTACTTCTCGAACCTGTTCGGCTACGAATGGGAACTGACCAAGAGTCCGGCCGGCGCCTACCAGTGGACGCCGAAGGGCGGCGCCGGCGCCGGCACGGTGCCGGATGCGCACGACCCGACACAGCGGCACGCGCCGGCCATGCTGACGACCGACCTCTCCCTGAGGCTCGATCCGGCTTACGAAAAGATCTCGCGGCGCTTCTACGAGAACCCGGATCAGCTCGCCGATGCGTTCGCCCGGGCATGGTTCAAGCTGACGCACCGCGACATGGGCCCGGTCGCCCGCTACCTCGGCCCGCTCGTGCCGAAGGAGCAGCTGGCCTGGCAGGACCCGGTCCCCGCCGTGGATCATCCGCTGGTGGGCGAGCAGGAGATTGCAGCCTTGAAGGCGAAGATCCTCGCGTCCGGCCTCACCGTGTCCCAGCTGGTCACGACGGCCTGGGCGTCGGCGTCGACGTTCCGTGGCTCCGACAAGCGGGGCGGCGCGAACGGCGCCCGCATTCGCCTGGCACCGCAAAAAGACTGGGACGTCAACCAGCCGGCCGAGCTCGCGACGGTGCTGCACACACTCGAAGCGATCCAGAAGGAGTTCAATGCGTCCCAGTCGGGCGGCAAGAAGGTTTCGCTGGCCGACCTGATCGTTCTCGGCGGTAGTGCCGCGATCGAGAAAGCCGCGAAGGACGCCGGGCTGAATGTGAATGTCCCGTTCACACCGGGGCGCACGGACGCATCGCAAGACCAGACCGACGTGGAATCCTTCGCACCGCTGGAACTGACGGCCGATGGGTTCCGCAACTATCTCCGCGCCGAGCAGCGCCTCTCGGCCGAGGAACTGCTGGTCGATCGGGCACAACTGCTGACGTTGACGGCGCCGCAGATGACGGTTCTCGTCGGCGGCCTCCGCGTGCTCGGCGCCAATGCCGGGAAGTCCAAACACGGCGTCTTCACCAAGCGGCCGGGCACGCTGACGAACGACTTCTTCATCAACCTGATCGACATGAGCACGCTGTGGCAGCCGGCCGATGGTCCGGACGGCGTGTACGAGGGGCGCGACCGGAAGACGAACGAGGTCAAGTGGACCGGCACGCGCGCCGATCTCATCTTCGGGTCGCACTCGCAGCTGCGGGCGCTTGCGGAAGTCTACGCGTGCGCGGACTCGAGGGAGAAGTTCGTGAAGGACTTCGTGGCGGCGTGGACCAAGGTGATGAACCTCGATCGCTTCGAGCTTGCCTGA
- a CDS encoding branched-chain amino acid ABC transporter substrate-binding protein produces MAGSFGVLAMVAAGVAAGTPALAEPDLVVAAAGPFTGSAAAFGEQMRSGAELAVADLNKQGGVLKRHLKLRLGDDQCEPKQAVSVANQLSGAGVFAVVGHFCSSSSIPASAVYHEAGLPMITPASTNPALTDDASTKGWNEIFRTCGRDDAQGAVSGQYLAAHFKRVAIVHDKSAFGLGVATQTTKGMNGAGLHEVLEESVNQGERDFSALISKLKEARVDAVYYGGYQTEAGLLIRQAHDQGLGATFIASDGILTDDFWRIAGPAAEGTLMTHPPDPRKSAAGQALVAEFKAAGQSPDGFALYTYAAFQVLAEAATAAGSVDAPKLEAALHSGRPFETVVGQIRFDAKGDIVDPKYVMYAWHDGNYVEQ; encoded by the coding sequence TTGGCGGGTTCCTTTGGCGTCTTGGCGATGGTCGCGGCTGGTGTCGCGGCCGGCACGCCGGCCCTGGCGGAGCCGGATCTCGTCGTCGCCGCCGCCGGACCGTTCACGGGGTCCGCGGCAGCGTTCGGCGAGCAGATGCGCAGCGGCGCCGAGCTGGCGGTGGCCGATCTCAACAAGCAGGGCGGCGTTCTGAAGCGCCACCTCAAGCTCCGGCTCGGCGATGATCAATGTGAGCCGAAGCAGGCCGTGAGCGTCGCGAACCAGTTGAGCGGCGCCGGCGTCTTCGCGGTCGTCGGGCATTTCTGCTCGTCCTCGTCCATTCCCGCGTCCGCCGTCTATCACGAAGCCGGCCTGCCGATGATCACGCCGGCCTCGACGAACCCGGCGCTGACCGACGACGCGTCGACCAAAGGCTGGAACGAGATCTTCCGGACCTGCGGTCGGGACGACGCGCAGGGCGCCGTGTCCGGGCAATATCTGGCGGCCCATTTCAAGCGCGTGGCGATCGTTCACGACAAGTCCGCCTTTGGCCTGGGCGTCGCGACCCAGACAACGAAGGGCATGAACGGCGCCGGTCTTCACGAGGTGCTCGAGGAGAGCGTCAACCAGGGAGAGCGGGATTTCTCGGCGCTCATCAGCAAGCTCAAGGAGGCTCGGGTCGATGCCGTCTATTACGGCGGCTACCAGACCGAGGCCGGGCTGCTGATCCGCCAGGCCCATGACCAGGGCCTGGGCGCGACCTTCATCGCGAGCGACGGCATTCTGACGGATGACTTCTGGCGGATTGCCGGGCCCGCGGCCGAAGGGACGCTGATGACGCATCCGCCGGATCCGCGGAAGAGTGCGGCCGGCCAGGCCCTCGTCGCCGAGTTCAAGGCAGCGGGCCAGAGCCCAGACGGCTTCGCGCTCTACACCTACGCGGCGTTCCAGGTGCTGGCCGAGGCGGCGACCGCGGCGGGTAGCGTCGATGCGCCGAAGCTCGAAGCGGCGCTCCACAGCGGCCGGCCGTTCGAGACCGTCGTCGGCCAGATCCGCTTCGACGCCAAGGGCGACATCGTGGACCCGAAATACGTCATGTACGCCTGGCACGACGGCAACTACGTGGAACAGTAA